CCAAAACGGAGAAAGTTTAGCTAAGGTAGCGAAGAGAGAATTGTTGTTGTAGTCAAAGTCTAATTGTTTAACAATTTCTTTTTTTATTTCCTTTCTATAAGTATAGCTTTGATCTAAATGACTGTTAAAAAATAGACGGTCATAATGACTTAAAAGTGTTCTTATTAGATACGTACTGGCTAAAGTACGTATTGTTAGATTGTATTGTTGAGTATTGTTGAAAACATAATAAGGAGCGTCTTTTGCATCTAATTTTTTCATATTATAGGCGCTTCTTGTTATACTTTCATTTTCAGTGTTATAAATGTATAGTTGTTCTGCGACGTAACCTTGCTTTTCTATTTTATTCAAAACATCTAAAGTAAAAAAAACATCTTGATGGATTTTTCCGGGAATGAATTTTAATTCGGAAATTACATTATATTTATATATTCTTCTCCAAACGGACCAATTTTTTTCCCTAAGTAATCGTTCAACTGCATTTTCTTGCGTTTCTATAAATGAATATTTGTGCTTAACAGATGAGTTTTTTATACTATTTGATTTTACCAAATCACATTCTACAACCTCTAAATTATTTTCAAGAGCAAATGATATCATATTATGAAACATTTCATAATTTATATAATCATCACTATCAACAAAAGCTATAAAGTCACCAGTAGCTATTCTTAACCCCGTATTTCTAGCCACACTTGATCCAGCATTCGATTGCTGTTTAATTAGAATTCTATTATCTTTTTTTTTATAAACATTACAGATATTCCAACTATCATCTGTTGACCCGTCATCAATAAGAATGATTTCTAAGTTAGCATAGCTTTGTTTGATTACGCTTTCTATGCAGCGATTTAAATACCCGGCAGCATTATATACAGGAATAATTACAGAGAGTAGGGGGGTAGTCTGCAGTGATAAAATGGTTGAATTTGATGTTGGATGTTTTTCCAATTTATTGTTTTCTTTAAAAAATGTAATTCAGTACATTTTTTGTTTAAATCAAACCGCTATTATTTTTTTTAAATTCTTTGGTTGACAAAGATGTTTAAAAAAAATGAGTTACGCGAGAAAAGCTAAATTTTCTAATGATATCGGAAAATAAATTTAAGGGTATCATAAATAGTTTGGCTTTTTTGACTTTAGTTTTGTGCAAGGAAATGAAGAAACTCTTCTAAGTTTGTGTATCCGTCACCGTCATGGTCACCGTTATTGTCTTTAATACCGACTGTCCCATCAATATTGGTTTCCCAACTATCCGCAATACCGTCATTATCGGTGTCATAGGATGCGCCTCTTGATGTGCTTGTTTTGGATGGTACGGACGGAATAGTAAAACTTCCGTCATTTTGAAAATAGTTGTCTATATGCGACTGGTCTAAACTCTCTCTATGAATACTATTTCCTACTCCCCCAGAATCAACAAAAACCCTATCTTCTATATTTGACTGCGTAATTTCCCATGATGTTTTTAGGCTATTGACAATAACTCTGGACGGCTTTGCGTAAGTTGTTACATTAGAAGCGTAAGAACCGTTGCTGGGCGGGTTTATGAATACATTGTCGCCTACGAACAAAGCACCGTCACTTTCTTCTCCATCAGGGTTATTTATTGCATTTGCACCGTATGTTATTGTAGGGTATGCGAATGCATTTGAAGATGAAAACCCCTTATAAATGTTCCCAATTAAATCAAAGATATTCCCGTACACTATTAACCCTCCCATATCACCATATACAATGTTGTTTATAAACTCTCCTGTTTCCTTAGATACCCCGTAACCTATATATGGATTACGACCTTTTGACTCGTGCAAATAATTTCCTATAAAAGAGTATTCGTGAACATAACTTCCAATAAGTATATTATAATCGTTGTCTGACAACCCAAGCATACTGTTCTGAAACGTAACACGCTCAACATTTGAGGTTAGGTTTTTACCGTCTATATTAAAATTTTCATCACTAGCATGAGTTAGGGTTACATGGTCAATAATTACATCTTTCAAAGCGTATCCACTAACGCCCCAATTTTTAACTCTTAAACAATCTTCAGCTCCAGCCGTATCTTTTTCTCCATCAGCGACCCTTATGGTTATATATCTAAATATGACATTTGAAGTGTAAATATTAATACCTGCTCCCGTTATTGTAATGCCTGGACTAGGAGCTGTTTCTCCTGCTATGGTAACATTTTCTAAAGCAACATTATCAGCATAATTAACACTACCTATACTTAATGGACTGGTTATATTAATAGTTCCTGCAACATCAAATACTACAGTTCTAATGCCGTGACTTTTAATTGCCTCCCTTAAACTACCAGCTCCGCTATTGTTCAAATTTGTCACATGAATTACTGAACCACCACGACCACCAGTAGCATTTTTTCCAAAACCTTCTGCGGTTGGAAAGGCCTTAAGTTCTTCAAAGTTTTGAGAAATAATAACTGAAGTTTCGTTAGTTTCTTTGCTGCCATCTTCCAATTCTGTTTCCGTGGTATAGGTGAAAGAATCCGAAGATTTTTCGACCACTTCTTCTTCTTCTTCTTCTTCTTCTTCTTCTATGGTTTGTTCTGGCTCTTGTGGTTTTTCTTGATCTATTTCTACGTTACCTTCATTATTAGATTCAGGTTTTTCATTTACACTATCGGGTATATATGTAAGGGTTTTGTCTTCATTGATAGTGACGGAGCCATTCTCTGGTTGAGAGGTATCAACAATTTTTACTTTATCTGGATTAGTGATTACATCATTGGCCAATACATCTAAAACCAATATATCTTTACCTGCCAATACATAGGAGTCATTTATAAATAGGTTTCCGGTCAACCTGGCTTCTTGGGAGTCGGCAACGACATACTCGGCAAGTAAGTCCGTATCCTTGCTGCAAGAAATACTTAAAATTAGGATAAATAATAGCATGGCCAAATTAATGGCTTTTATATTTAGAATTTTCATAAGTAGGTGTTAAGATTTGGGATTTGGGATCCTTTTCTTAGTAAGTTTGGATTACATAATTTTGATTTTTGTTTTAGGTAATACTATAGTAGTATCCTGTTTACAAAAGTACTAACCCACAAAGGCAAATATTGTTGTTGAAATAGCATTTTAATAGATGAAGTGCACATCTCTTTTTGATAAATTCGATGAACGGTAAGTTTTATTAAGAAATAGCAGACTTAATAGATGAAAATGGAAATTTTTGCAAAATACTTTAAAGAGTAGGTGCAACAGTATTTATTGCTAGAGGGGGAGAAAACAAAAGAGCAGGACCTATGTCCTGCTCTTTTCATTATTTGGTTGATCAAAATCAACCTGTAAGAATCTGATTTTAAAGTCTTCCTTCAACTTCACATTCTAAGATGCCTTTTACGTCATATAAAACTCCATTGGGGTTTAACATACCTCTTAGGTCAATCTCTAAAAATTCTTTATGAGCTACAGCAAGCACAATAGTGTCGTACTTTTCTTTTGGTAATTGGTTTGTTATTTGCATGTCATACTCTTCTTCGACTTCATTTTTTGAAGCCCATGGATCGTAGATGCTAATATCGGCTCCGTAACTTTTTAAATTGCTGATGACATCCACGGCCTTTGTATTTCGTACATCGGGACAGTTTTCCTTAAAGGTGATACCTAAAACGAGCATTTTGGAGGCTTTAATTTTTATTTCTCGTTGTACCATCAATTTAATGACTTCCGATGCGACATATTTTCCCATACCATCATTCATACGTCTACCGGCCAAGATAATTTCTGGATGATAACCGAACTCCTGTGCTTTTTGCGCCAAATAGTAAGGATCAACACCTATACAATGACCTCCAACAAGACCGGGCTTGAATGGTAGAAAATTCCATTTCGTACCAGCAGCCTCAAGAACGGCACCCGTATCGATATCCATTAGGTTGAAAATTTTCGCTAACTCATTCACAAAAGCAATATTTATATCACGCTGAGAATTTTCAATAACCTTAGCGGCTTCGGCTACTTTGATTGTTGGAGCCAAATGAGTCCCAGCTGTAATGACCGAGGCATACAAATCATCCACTTTCCTTCCAACTTCTGGTGTAGAACCTGAGGTAACTTTTAGTATTTTTTCAACGGTATGTTCTTTATCTCCCGGATTTATTCTTTCTGGGGAATAGCCCACAAAAAAGTCTTTGTTAAACTTTAGTCCGCTTACTTTTTCAAGAACAGGGACACATTCTTCTTCTGTGACACCTGGGTATACCGTGGATTCATATATTACCGTATCTCCTTTTTTAAGAACTTTCCCAACGGTTTCACTGGATTTGTACAAAGGAGTCAATATGGGTCTATTGGTACTGTCAACAGGAGTGGGAACGGTAACGATGTAATAATTACAGTCTGTAATCGTTTCAATGTCATAGGAGCAATGTAAGCCCTTATTCATACTTGGGGTGTCGCTCAGGACTTCTTTTAACACATCGTCAGCAACTTCTAATGTGCTATCGGTTCCAGATTGAAGTTGTTTAACCCTACCTTGGTTGATGTCAAACCCAATAACAGGGTATTTTGTGGCGAAAAGTCTTGCTAAGGGAAGACCAACATAACCTAAACCAATAATAGCTATTTTAATATTCTTCATTATTTTTATTTTTTAAGGTTGTTCCAATACCAATCAACGGCATTTTTTAACCCTTCTTTTATATCAAATTGAGGTGCGTATCCTAATAATTCTTTAGATTTTTCTATGGAAGCTAAAGAGTGTGGTACATCTCCTTTTCTTTCAGGCCCGTAGGTAATATCAACATTGGCTATTTCCGGATCGTATTTACTTAAATATGATTTTAGTAATGTTATCAATTCATTTAAATCTGTTCTTTCACCAAAGGCTACATTGTAAACCGTATTAATTGCAGCTTCTCCTTGTGCAAGAATAGCTCTTATATTCATCTGCACCACATTGTCAATGTATGTAAAATCTCGAGAAAAACTTCCATCACCATTGATAACAGGGGATTCGTGATCCATAAGCTGCATTGTAAATTTTGGAATTACTGCGGCATAGGCGCCATTTGGGTCCTGTCTTTGGCCGAAAACATTAAAATACCTGAGACCAATGGTTTCTAATCGATATGTAGAGCTAAAGATTGAAGCGTAAAGTTCATTTACATACTTCGTAATTGCATATGGGGAAAGAGGTTTTCCGATGATATCTTCAACTTTTGGCATAGACTTGGAATCACCATATGTTGATGAGCTAGCTGCATATATAAAACGTTTGACTTTTGAATTACGAGCTGCGACCAGCATATTTAAAAATCCTGAAACATTGACGTCATTACTTGTAATTGGGTCATTAATTGATCGAGGAACAGAACCGAGAGCTGCTTCATGTAGG
This genomic interval from Zobellia roscoffensis contains the following:
- a CDS encoding glycosyltransferase translates to MEKHPTSNSTILSLQTTPLLSVIIPVYNAAGYLNRCIESVIKQSYANLEIILIDDGSTDDSWNICNVYKKKDNRILIKQQSNAGSSVARNTGLRIATGDFIAFVDSDDYINYEMFHNMISFALENNLEVVECDLVKSNSIKNSSVKHKYSFIETQENAVERLLREKNWSVWRRIYKYNVISELKFIPGKIHQDVFFTLDVLNKIEKQGYVAEQLYIYNTENESITRSAYNMKKLDAKDAPYYVFNNTQQYNLTIRTLASTYLIRTLLSHYDRLFFNSHLDQSYTYRKEIKKEIVKQLDFDYNNNSLFATLAKLSPFWLYKIILNLNEFRIKIRLMLLKL
- a CDS encoding SDR family oxidoreductase encodes the protein MSFENLQLSPDYKILVTGGAGFIGSNLCEALLDNGNTVVCLDNFATGKRENIAPFLSNSNFKLIEGDIRNLQICHEACENVDFVLHEAALGSVPRSINDPITSNDVNVSGFLNMLVAARNSKVKRFIYAASSSTYGDSKSMPKVEDIIGKPLSPYAITKYVNELYASIFSSTYRLETIGLRYFNVFGQRQDPNGAYAAVIPKFTMQLMDHESPVINGDGSFSRDFTYIDNVVQMNIRAILAQGEAAINTVYNVAFGERTDLNELITLLKSYLSKYDPEIANVDITYGPERKGDVPHSLASIEKSKELLGYAPQFDIKEGLKNAVDWYWNNLKK
- a CDS encoding Ig-like domain-containing protein, giving the protein MKILNIKAINLAMLLFILILSISCSKDTDLLAEYVVADSQEARLTGNLFINDSYVLAGKDILVLDVLANDVITNPDKVKIVDTSQPENGSVTINEDKTLTYIPDSVNEKPESNNEGNVEIDQEKPQEPEQTIEEEEEEEEEEVVEKSSDSFTYTTETELEDGSKETNETSVIISQNFEELKAFPTAEGFGKNATGGRGGSVIHVTNLNNSGAGSLREAIKSHGIRTVVFDVAGTINITSPLSIGSVNYADNVALENVTIAGETAPSPGITITGAGINIYTSNVIFRYITIRVADGEKDTAGAEDCLRVKNWGVSGYALKDVIIDHVTLTHASDENFNIDGKNLTSNVERVTFQNSMLGLSDNDYNILIGSYVHEYSFIGNYLHESKGRNPYIGYGVSKETGEFINNIVYGDMGGLIVYGNIFDLIGNIYKGFSSSNAFAYPTITYGANAINNPDGEESDGALFVGDNVFINPPSNGSYASNVTTYAKPSRVIVNSLKTSWEITQSNIEDRVFVDSGGVGNSIHRESLDQSHIDNYFQNDGSFTIPSVPSKTSTSRGASYDTDNDGIADSWETNIDGTVGIKDNNGDHDGDGYTNLEEFLHFLAQN
- a CDS encoding nucleotide sugar dehydrogenase, whose translation is MKNIKIAIIGLGYVGLPLARLFATKYPVIGFDINQGRVKQLQSGTDSTLEVADDVLKEVLSDTPSMNKGLHCSYDIETITDCNYYIVTVPTPVDSTNRPILTPLYKSSETVGKVLKKGDTVIYESTVYPGVTEEECVPVLEKVSGLKFNKDFFVGYSPERINPGDKEHTVEKILKVTSGSTPEVGRKVDDLYASVITAGTHLAPTIKVAEAAKVIENSQRDINIAFVNELAKIFNLMDIDTGAVLEAAGTKWNFLPFKPGLVGGHCIGVDPYYLAQKAQEFGYHPEIILAGRRMNDGMGKYVASEVIKLMVQREIKIKASKMLVLGITFKENCPDVRNTKAVDVISNLKSYGADISIYDPWASKNEVEEEYDMQITNQLPKEKYDTIVLAVAHKEFLEIDLRGMLNPNGVLYDVKGILECEVEGRL